Proteins from one Phycisphaerae bacterium genomic window:
- a CDS encoding TRAP transporter large permease, protein MSLAMIGILGILVLLAVLFLLGPPVGFAMGIVGFAGFAYVVSFDAALNMTGGTLWATFSKYGFTVIPLFIFMGQIAFYSGVNEKLYTAAHRTVGHISGGLAMATVAACTGFSAICGSNTATAATMSTVALPEMKRYRYNPMLSVGAVASGSTLGVVIPPSVVLILIGLSTEQSISTLFYGGIGAGFLLMALLVLTVYAICRVRPDWGPVGPNFAFGQKVMALLGAYEIVVLFLLVIFGLYLGFFTPTEAGAAGSFFAIVLGLLHRKLTWKGFVSAVVDTLRASCMVITIVAGAVIFGKFLTVTRLPFDIAEWVVGLPVPGVVIIGIIFVIYILGGIVMDALALLLITIPIFFPVGIELGYDPVWFGVAVTVLTTLGAITPPVGATTYVVAAMAKDDISLMGVFRGVALFVPAYIVCVILLMLFPKIVTFLPELMGG, encoded by the coding sequence GTGAGCCTGGCCATGATCGGCATCCTCGGGATTCTCGTCCTGCTGGCCGTGCTGTTTCTGCTCGGCCCGCCGGTCGGTTTCGCGATGGGCATCGTCGGGTTCGCGGGCTTCGCCTACGTGGTCTCGTTCGACGCGGCGCTGAACATGACCGGCGGCACGCTGTGGGCCACGTTCTCGAAGTACGGCTTTACCGTGATCCCGCTGTTCATCTTCATGGGCCAGATCGCGTTCTATTCGGGCGTCAACGAGAAGCTCTATACCGCGGCGCACCGGACGGTCGGGCACATCTCCGGCGGCCTGGCCATGGCCACCGTCGCCGCCTGCACCGGTTTTTCGGCGATCTGCGGGTCGAACACCGCCACCGCCGCCACGATGAGCACGGTGGCGCTGCCCGAGATGAAGCGGTACCGCTACAACCCGATGCTCAGCGTCGGCGCGGTGGCCTCCGGCTCGACGCTCGGCGTGGTGATCCCGCCCAGCGTGGTGTTGATCCTGATCGGCCTTTCGACCGAACAATCCATCTCGACGCTGTTCTACGGCGGCATCGGCGCGGGTTTTCTGCTGATGGCTTTGCTGGTGCTCACCGTCTACGCGATCTGCCGCGTGCGGCCCGACTGGGGTCCGGTGGGGCCGAACTTCGCTTTCGGTCAGAAGGTCATGGCCCTGCTCGGCGCCTACGAGATCGTCGTGCTGTTCCTGCTGGTGATTTTCGGGCTGTATCTGGGGTTCTTCACGCCGACCGAGGCCGGGGCCGCGGGCTCGTTTTTCGCGATCGTGCTGGGCCTGCTGCACCGCAAGCTCACCTGGAAAGGGTTCGTATCCGCCGTCGTCGATACCCTCCGCGCCTCGTGCATGGTCATCACGATCGTGGCCGGCGCGGTGATCTTCGGCAAGTTCCTGACCGTCACGCGGCTGCCGTTCGACATCGCCGAGTGGGTGGTCGGCCTGCCCGTGCCCGGCGTGGTGATCATCGGCATCATCTTCGTGATCTACATTCTCGGCGGGATCGTGATGGACGCTTTGGCGCTGCTGCTGATCACCATTCCGATTTTCTTTCCCGTCGGCATCGAGCTGGGCTACGACCCGGTCTGGTTCGGCGTTGCGGTGACCGTGCTCACCACGCTGGGCGCGATCACGCCGCCGGTCGGGGCGACCACCTACGTCGTGGCGGCGATGGCCAAGGACGACATTTCGCTGATGGGAGTCTTTCGCGGCGTCGCCCTGTTCGTCCCCGCCTACATCGTCTGCGTGATCCTGCTGATGCTTTTCCCGAAGATCGTCACGTTCCTGCCCGAGTTGATGGGCGGCTAG
- a CDS encoding TRAP transporter small permease, producing MTRLIATLRRINRALTRVLIAVAGLLLVGMMALTCADIFLRQAWRPVPGSVELVGFFGAVVTAFALSFTQNRREHIAVDILFQHYPAVLRRIVGAISYAACIAFCVVAAWQIGKLGVRILTTGEVTETLRIIFYPFVFAVALGFGTIALSFLADLLACVAGEDAR from the coding sequence ATGACCAGACTGATTGCCACATTGCGCCGGATCAACCGGGCGTTGACCCGGGTTCTGATCGCCGTCGCAGGCTTGCTCCTGGTCGGCATGATGGCGTTGACCTGCGCGGATATCTTCCTGCGGCAGGCCTGGCGGCCGGTGCCCGGATCGGTCGAGCTGGTGGGCTTTTTCGGCGCGGTGGTTACCGCGTTCGCCCTCAGTTTCACCCAGAATCGCCGCGAGCATATCGCGGTGGACATCCTCTTCCAGCACTATCCAGCGGTTCTGCGCCGCATCGTCGGCGCGATCAGCTACGCGGCGTGCATCGCCTTCTGCGTGGTCGCGGCCTGGCAGATCGGCAAGCTCGGCGTCCGCATCCTGACCACCGGCGAGGTCACCGAGACACTGCGGATCATCTTCTACCCGTTCGTGTTCGCGGTGGCGCTGGGGTTCGGGACGATCGCGCTGTCGTTCCTGGCCGACCTGCTGGCGTGCGTGGCCGGGGAGGACGCCCGGTGA
- a CDS encoding TRAP transporter substrate-binding protein translates to MRRASLVLSAVVLAALVGCKSKEQPAGGQAAKTEVITLRYANFPVASTFPCVQMERWKEQVETRTEGRVKINTFPDSTLLDAKGMMDGVIAGQADIGCLCMAYQPGLFKVTNATSLPLNIPDAKTGALVLLDLWRKYDPEPFKKVKVLTMFTTAPSNVMSRKAVRTLEDIKGLDIRASGGAAEILKAWGANAVGMPMSDTPEALQKGTVQGVFSSAEVMKDYKFAESCKFVTMTDTAVYPFAVVMNLDSWNALPQDVKDVFDGLIEEQALWTGQYMDDHVEEALAWSKENQGVEVIALSDEQKQQWNNPLDPITEKWIADMSGQGLPAQQIVDDLRAMIDKHMKAPAGAIAD, encoded by the coding sequence ATGAGGAGAGCATCGCTCGTCCTGTCGGCCGTGGTGTTGGCGGCGTTGGTCGGCTGCAAGTCCAAGGAGCAGCCCGCCGGCGGCCAGGCCGCCAAAACCGAGGTGATCACCCTGCGCTACGCCAATTTCCCCGTCGCCTCCACCTTCCCGTGCGTCCAGATGGAGCGCTGGAAGGAGCAGGTCGAAACCCGCACCGAAGGCCGGGTCAAGATCAACACCTTCCCGGACAGCACGCTGCTGGACGCCAAGGGCATGATGGACGGCGTGATCGCCGGCCAAGCCGACATCGGGTGCCTCTGCATGGCCTATCAGCCGGGGCTCTTCAAGGTGACCAACGCCACCAGCCTGCCGCTGAACATTCCCGACGCCAAAACCGGCGCGCTGGTTCTGCTGGATTTGTGGCGCAAGTACGATCCGGAACCGTTCAAGAAGGTCAAGGTCCTGACCATGTTCACCACCGCGCCGTCGAACGTCATGAGCCGCAAAGCCGTCCGCACGCTCGAGGACATCAAGGGCCTCGATATCCGGGCCTCCGGCGGCGCGGCTGAGATTCTCAAGGCGTGGGGGGCCAATGCGGTCGGCATGCCGATGTCGGACACGCCCGAAGCCCTCCAGAAGGGCACGGTCCAGGGCGTCTTCTCGTCGGCTGAGGTGATGAAGGACTACAAGTTCGCCGAGTCGTGCAAGTTCGTGACCATGACCGACACCGCCGTCTATCCGTTCGCGGTGGTGATGAACCTCGATAGCTGGAACGCCCTGCCTCAGGACGTCAAGGACGTCTTCGACGGCCTGATCGAGGAGCAGGCCCTCTGGACCGGCCAGTACATGGACGACCACGTCGAGGAGGCGCTGGCCTGGTCGAAGGAGAATCAGGGCGTCGAGGTGATTGCGCTCTCCGACGAGCAGAAGCAGCAGTGGAACAACCCCCTCGACCCGATCACCGAGAAGTGGATCGCCGACATGAGCGGCCAGGGGCTGCCCGCCCAGCAGATCGTCGACGACCTGCGAGCCATGATCGACAAGCACATGAAGGCCCCAGCCGGTGCGATCGCCGATTGA
- a CDS encoding phenylacetate--CoA ligase, translated as MSDGAFFSREETISRDELCALQLERLKAIVRHVYTNNPVQRRRLDEVGVGPDGIGSLDDVARLPMMNKDDLRDHYPLGLSCVPSDRIAEMHMSSGSTGVPIVMPYTQADLAQWGECMARCYVMAGARRGEVCQITPSFGLFNGGFGMYHGARAAGLFIIPTGAGNTARQIKLAGDFGTRILTGVVSYGLRIMEVLEETGAQLPNLKIGIFGAEAFSEAMKAKMAEALGIEAFDIYGMTETGGVGTLGQDCRDHSGIHVWEDHYIVETIDPQTGRPVADGEFGELVVTCLTREALPVIRFRTGDLTRVLSRGRCACGRTAVRIEPVTGRVDDMLIVKGVNFFPRQVEQALMQISGVGSNYQIIIEEIDGIRDVRINVEAAPSVTGYMVEKALKEALGFSPKGDVFPLGRLPRQEGKAKRVFFKGPDGVVR; from the coding sequence ATGAGCGACGGAGCGTTCTTCAGCCGCGAAGAGACGATCTCGCGCGATGAACTCTGCGCCCTGCAGCTTGAGCGCCTTAAGGCGATTGTTCGCCACGTCTACACGAACAACCCCGTGCAGCGCCGCCGGCTCGACGAGGTCGGAGTCGGTCCCGATGGGATCGGATCGCTGGACGACGTGGCCCGGCTGCCCATGATGAACAAGGACGACCTGCGCGACCACTACCCGCTGGGGCTTTCGTGCGTGCCGTCCGACCGCATCGCCGAGATGCACATGTCCTCCGGTTCGACCGGTGTGCCGATCGTGATGCCCTATACGCAGGCCGACCTGGCCCAGTGGGGCGAGTGCATGGCCCGCTGCTACGTGATGGCTGGGGCGCGGCGCGGCGAGGTTTGCCAGATCACGCCGTCGTTCGGCCTGTTTAACGGCGGGTTTGGCATGTACCACGGGGCGCGGGCGGCTGGGCTGTTCATCATTCCGACCGGGGCGGGCAACACCGCCCGGCAGATCAAGCTTGCCGGGGACTTTGGCACTCGCATCCTGACCGGCGTGGTCAGCTATGGCCTGCGGATCATGGAGGTGCTCGAAGAGACGGGCGCGCAACTGCCGAATCTGAAGATCGGCATCTTTGGGGCGGAGGCGTTTTCCGAGGCGATGAAGGCCAAGATGGCCGAGGCATTGGGCATCGAGGCGTTCGACATCTACGGGATGACCGAGACCGGCGGGGTCGGCACCCTCGGCCAGGACTGCCGCGACCACAGCGGCATCCACGTCTGGGAAGACCACTACATCGTCGAGACCATCGACCCGCAGACCGGCCGACCCGTCGCCGACGGCGAGTTCGGCGAACTGGTCGTCACGTGCCTGACCCGGGAGGCGTTGCCGGTGATCCGGTTCCGCACCGGGGATCTGACCCGCGTGCTCTCTCGCGGCCGCTGCGCCTGCGGGCGGACGGCGGTCCGCATTGAGCCGGTGACCGGCCGGGTTGACGACATGCTGATCGTCAAGGGCGTCAATTTTTTCCCGCGCCAGGTCGAGCAGGCCCTCATGCAGATTTCCGGCGTCGGCTCGAACTACCAGATTATCATCGAGGAGATCGACGGCATCCGCGACGTGCGGATCAACGTCGAAGCCGCGCCGTCGGTGACCGGCTACATGGTCGAGAAGGCCCTCAAGGAGGCGTTGGGCTTTTCGCCCAAGGGCGATGTGTTTCCGCTGGGCCGGCTTCCGCGCCAGGAGGGCAAGGCCAAGCGGGTGTTCTTCAAGGGGCCCGACGGGGTCGTCCGATAG
- a CDS encoding indolepyruvate oxidoreductase subunit beta: MTDNRVTNIVLVGVGGQGILLASDIIAHAAIEAGFTVKTNEVHGMAQRGGSVVAQIRFGREVFSPLVEEGAAQVLGALEQIEALRFAHYLAPGGLAVVSRQAIVPVTVSMGAGTYPQDVPERLGQAFSRLICVDAAQTAAELGDVRAANLVVLGAMATGMDLPAEAWDAAVRQCVKKQYLDLNLKAFEAGKATA, translated from the coding sequence ATGACGGATAATCGGGTGACCAATATCGTGCTGGTGGGCGTCGGCGGTCAGGGCATTCTCCTGGCGAGCGACATCATTGCCCATGCGGCGATCGAAGCCGGGTTCACGGTCAAGACCAACGAGGTGCACGGCATGGCCCAGCGGGGCGGATCGGTGGTCGCTCAGATCCGCTTCGGCCGCGAGGTGTTCAGCCCGCTGGTCGAGGAGGGCGCAGCCCAGGTGCTCGGCGCCCTCGAGCAGATCGAGGCCCTCCGCTTCGCCCACTACCTCGCTCCCGGCGGCTTGGCCGTGGTCAGCCGTCAGGCGATCGTCCCGGTTACCGTCTCGATGGGTGCGGGCACGTATCCTCAAGACGTGCCGGAGCGGCTGGGCCAGGCCTTCAGCCGCCTGATCTGCGTCGACGCGGCCCAGACGGCCGCCGAGCTCGGCGACGTCCGCGCCGCCAACCTCGTGGTCCTCGGCGCGATGGCCACCGGCATGGACCTGCCGGCTGAGGCGTGGGACGCCGCCGTCCGCCAATGCGTCAAGAAGCAATACCTCGATCTGAATTTGAAGGCCTTCGAAGCGGGAAAGGCGACGGCATGA
- the iorA gene encoding indolepyruvate ferredoxin oxidoreductase subunit alpha, translated as MTSVKLLSGNAAIARGAYEAGVTFAAGYPGTPSTEILENIVQYKDRITSEWAPNEKVAFEAAAGAALAGARVITTMKHVGLNVAADPLMTLSYIGVEGGFVACVADDPGMHSSQNEQDTRHYARFAKIPIFEPANSQEAKDFVGLALEVSEKYRTPVILRSNTRISHSRGLVTTGERRESSRAIGFVKNPPRYVPIPMWARQMRKEVEERLGQLGAEADRSPANRIEWRDRSLGIVTASIAYQYVREVWPEASVLKLGFSYPFPDGLIRQFAEGVQRLLVVEELDPIIEEHIHAMGIECEGRRWIPGIGELSPTRLRECRAAMEGKAKVADTGAAPPFAADLPARPPVLCPGCPHRGVFYALSKHDVVVTGDIGCYSLGVFKPLDRLDVILCMGGGVSMAHGMSKAGEPRKIVGVVGDSTFFHSGITGLLDVAYNRSSVTIIVVDNRTTAMTGHQDHPGTGRTLMGEETVAASIAEIGRACGVKRVREVNPYDQQATQKAIAEEIAADEPSLVVSVAACPLRERKRIGLQRVILPEVCKSCRACLKIGCPAIENVGDKPQINEFLCGGCGICQQVCKFNAIVTVEEEP; from the coding sequence ATGACATCAGTAAAACTTTTATCAGGTAATGCGGCGATTGCCCGCGGGGCCTATGAGGCGGGCGTCACGTTCGCCGCCGGCTATCCGGGCACGCCGTCCACGGAGATCCTGGAGAACATCGTCCAGTACAAGGACCGGATCACCAGCGAGTGGGCTCCCAACGAGAAGGTCGCGTTTGAGGCGGCCGCCGGGGCTGCGCTGGCTGGGGCGCGGGTGATTACCACGATGAAGCACGTGGGCCTCAACGTCGCTGCCGATCCGCTGATGACCCTCAGCTACATTGGCGTTGAGGGTGGCTTTGTCGCGTGCGTGGCCGACGATCCGGGCATGCACTCGTCGCAGAACGAGCAGGACACCCGCCATTACGCCCGTTTCGCCAAGATCCCGATCTTCGAGCCCGCCAACAGCCAGGAGGCCAAGGACTTTGTGGGTCTGGCCCTGGAGGTCTCGGAAAAGTACCGGACTCCGGTGATCCTCCGGAGCAACACCCGGATCAGCCACTCCCGCGGGCTGGTGACGACGGGCGAGCGCCGCGAGAGCAGCCGGGCGATCGGATTCGTCAAGAACCCGCCCCGATATGTGCCTATCCCCATGTGGGCCAGGCAGATGCGCAAAGAGGTGGAGGAGCGCCTGGGCCAACTCGGGGCCGAGGCCGACCGCTCGCCGGCCAACCGGATCGAGTGGCGTGACCGCTCGCTGGGCATCGTCACCGCCTCGATCGCCTACCAATACGTTCGCGAGGTCTGGCCCGAGGCGTCGGTGCTCAAGCTGGGCTTCAGCTACCCGTTTCCCGACGGGCTGATCCGCCAGTTCGCCGAGGGCGTCCAGCGGCTGCTCGTGGTCGAGGAACTCGACCCGATCATCGAGGAGCACATCCACGCGATGGGCATCGAGTGCGAAGGCCGCCGGTGGATTCCCGGGATCGGTGAGCTTTCGCCGACCCGGCTTCGCGAGTGCCGCGCCGCCATGGAAGGCAAGGCCAAAGTCGCCGACACAGGGGCTGCCCCCCCCTTTGCCGCCGATCTGCCCGCCCGACCGCCGGTGCTGTGTCCCGGCTGCCCGCATCGCGGCGTTTTCTATGCACTTTCGAAGCACGATGTGGTCGTCACGGGCGATATCGGCTGCTACAGCCTGGGCGTCTTTAAGCCGCTCGACCGGCTCGACGTGATCCTCTGCATGGGCGGCGGCGTGTCGATGGCCCACGGCATGAGCAAAGCCGGCGAACCCCGCAAGATCGTCGGCGTCGTCGGCGACTCGACGTTCTTCCATTCTGGCATCACGGGGCTGCTCGACGTGGCCTACAATCGCAGCTCAGTCACCATCATTGTGGTTGATAATCGCACCACCGCCATGACCGGCCATCAAGACCATCCGGGCACCGGGCGGACGCTCATGGGCGAAGAGACGGTCGCGGCTTCGATCGCTGAGATCGGCCGGGCCTGCGGCGTCAAGCGGGTTCGCGAGGTCAATCCTTACGACCAGCAGGCCACGCAGAAGGCCATCGCCGAGGAGATCGCCGCCGACGAACCGTCGTTGGTGGTCTCGGTGGCGGCGTGCCCGCTGCGCGAGCGCAAGAGGATCGGCCTCCAACGGGTGATCCTGCCGGAGGTGTGCAAGAGCTGCCGGGCGTGCCTGAAGATCGGCTGTCCCGCCATTGAGAACGTCGGCGACAAGCCCCAGATCAACGAATTCCTCTGCGGCGGATGCGGCATCTGCCAGCAGGTCTGCAAGTTCAACGCGATCGTCACCGTGGAGGAAGAGCCATGA
- a CDS encoding MBL fold metallo-hydrolase, translating to MNFRVNTHKIDDLTFIGYSVGGEETVVGVPELNVCFDIGRAPSEVINIDHVLLTHGHMDHAAGIAYYFSQRNFLDNSDGTIVVPKPLAQPIHRLMEAWVAIENHRTPYRVVGLDPGEEYTIRKNLIARAFRTEHAGPCLGYSVLDVRQKLKDEFAGTPGQELAALKQRGVEITYTIEVPLVCYCGDTAYGRFFELPCVRDARILVLECTFVEEDHRSRADAGYHLHVEDFVRALKELNNQHVLLTHLSHRTTLKAARQELRRRLTEEQFARVHFLMARPRPGNLPNPHEGNPT from the coding sequence ATGAACTTTCGCGTCAATACGCACAAGATCGACGACCTGACCTTCATCGGCTATTCGGTGGGCGGTGAGGAGACCGTGGTGGGCGTGCCGGAGCTGAACGTCTGCTTCGACATCGGCCGGGCGCCCAGCGAGGTCATCAACATCGACCACGTCCTGCTGACCCACGGCCACATGGACCACGCCGCGGGCATCGCCTACTACTTTTCGCAGCGGAACTTCCTCGACAATTCGGACGGCACGATCGTCGTGCCCAAGCCGCTGGCCCAGCCGATCCATCGTCTGATGGAGGCGTGGGTCGCCATCGAGAACCACCGCACGCCCTATCGCGTGGTCGGCCTGGACCCGGGCGAGGAGTACACGATCCGCAAGAACCTGATCGCCCGAGCCTTCCGCACCGAACACGCCGGCCCGTGTTTGGGCTACAGCGTGCTCGACGTCCGCCAGAAGCTCAAGGATGAGTTCGCCGGCACCCCAGGTCAGGAACTGGCCGCCCTCAAACAGCGCGGGGTCGAAATCACCTACACCATTGAAGTCCCGCTGGTCTGCTACTGCGGCGACACCGCCTACGGCCGGTTCTTTGAGCTGCCGTGCGTTCGCGACGCCAGGATACTGGTTCTCGAATGCACGTTCGTCGAGGAAGACCACCGCAGCCGGGCCGACGCGGGCTATCACCTGCACGTCGAGGACTTCGTCCGCGCCTTGAAGGAGTTGAACAACCAGCACGTCCTGCTGACCCACCTGTCGCACCGGACCACCCTCAAAGCCGCCCGGCAGGAACTGCGCCGACGCCTGACCGAAGAGCAATTCGCCCGCGTGCATTTCCTGATGGCCCGCCCGCGGCCGGGCAACCTGCCCAACCCGCACGAAGGCAACCCCACCTGA